The Gammaproteobacteria bacterium genome includes the window AGGTCTTGGACCGCCTGCTGGCGCTCATCGGTGACCGGCGGGTGGACCTTGTAATCTCGGATATGGCCCCCAATATCACTGGTATGGGGGAAGTCGATCAACCTCGGACGATGTATCTGGCTGAATTGGCATTGGAATTTGCACAACAGGTATTGCGGCCAGGGGGTGATTTTCTGACCAAGTTGTTTCAGGGCGAGGGGTTTGATGATTACGTGCGGGCATTACGCCAGCATTTCACCACAGTGATCACCCGCAAACCCAAGGCGTCACGTCCCCGCAGCCGAGAGGTGTATCTGCTGGCGAGAAAGTTTAAGATGTAGTAAGTTCATGATATTGCGGCAACCTAATAGAGTCCGGCTGATTTTCCAGCGGCTTTAATAAGGAAATAGTAGAGATTAGAGGGTACTTACCTTGAATCGACATCGGCGACCATGTCGTATTCTGATTTTATCGCTCGTGTCAAACAGGGCGAAGTATCGAAGGTCATGATCGAAGGCCGGAACGTTCAGGGAGTGATGAGCTCCGGTGAACGTTTCACGACTTATAGCCCCGGTGATAACGGTCTGATCGGGGACCTGCTCAATAACGGTGTGCAGATCAATGCACGGCCACAGGAACAACAGAGCGTGATGATGCAAATCTTCATCTCCTGGTTCCCGATGTTGTTGCTGATCGGTGTCTGGATCTTCTTTATGCGCCAGATGCAAGGCGGTGGCGGTGGCCGCGGTGCGATGTCGTTCGGTAAGAGTCGAGCCAAGTTGCTGAGCGAAGATCAAGTCAAAGTCACTTTCGCCGATGTTGCCGGTGTTGAAGAAGCCAAGGAAGAAGTCAGCGAGCTGGTTGAATTTCTGCGCGATCCGGGCAAATTCCAGAAGCTGGGTGGCAAAATCCCGCGCGGCGTATTGATGGTCGGTTCACCCGGTACTGGTAAAACATTGCTCGCTAAAGCGATCGCCGGTGAAGCCAAAGTGCCGTTTTTCTCGATCTCCGGTTCGGATTTCGTGGAGATGTTTGTCGGTGTTGGTGCTTCGCGCGTGCGCGACATGTTCGAGCAGGCGAAGAAGCATGCACCGTGCATTATTTTCATCGATGAAATCGATGCGGTGGGTCGTCATCGTGGCGCCGGTTTGGGCGGTGGTCATGACGAACGCGAACAGACCTTGAATCAATTGTTGGTGGAAATGGATGGTTTCGAAGGTAATGAAGGTGTGATTGTCATTGCCGCCACTAACCGTCCGGATGTGCTTGATCCCGCCTTGTTGCGCCCAGGCCGTTTCGACCGTCAAGTGGTCGTGCCGTTGCCGGATGTGCGTGGCCGGGAACAAATCCTGCGTGTACACATGCGCAAGGTGCCGCTGGGTGACGATGTCAAACCAAGTTTGATCGCCCGTGGCACGCCCGGATTCTCCGGCGCCGATCTGGCCAACCTGGTCAACGAAGCCGCGTTGTTCGCAGCGCGGGCCAACAAGCGTTTGGTCAGCATGGAAGAGTTCGAAAAGGCCAAGGACAAGATCATGATGGGCGCCGAGCGCAAGTCCATGGTCATGAACGAAGAGGAAAAGCGTTTGACCGCTTATCATGAAGCAGGGCATGCGATTGTCGGCCGCATGGTGCCCTCGCACGATCCGGTCTACAAAGTCAGCATCATTCCGCGCGGCCGCGCCCTCGGCGTGACCATGTTCCTGCCTGAAGAGGATCGTTACAGTTACAGTAAAGAGCGGCTCGAAAGTCAGATCAGCAGCCTGTTCGGTGGTCGTCTGGCCGAAGAACTGATCTTCGGTTTCGACAAGGTGACTACTGGCGCTTCCAACGATATTCAGCGCGTCACCGAGATCGCTCGCAACATGGTCACCAAATGGGGCCTGTCAGAGCGTCTGGGACCGTTGACGTATAGCGAAGATGAAGGCGAAGTGTTTCTCGGTCGTTCGGTAACCCAACACAAAGCCGTATCCGATGAAACGTCGCATGTGATTGATGAAGAAGTGCGGGTGATTGTCGATCGCAATTACGAGCGGTCACGCCGAATATTGACCGAACATATGGACAAGCTGCATGCCATGGCCGATGCGCTGATGAAGTATGAAACCATCGACAGCGATCAGATCGATGACATCATGTCGGGTCGTCCACCGCGCGTGCCGCAAGACTGGATCGATCACGAGCCGCATGGCGGCAGTGGCGTGAAACCGGCGGATGATGCCTCCAAGCCGAAAGAAGGCGGCATCGGCAACCCCGCTGGTTCGCACTGAAGATAATATAGTGTACTGAATTAACGCCCCGCTCCCGTGCGGGGCGTTTTGTTTTGGGCAAATGATAGAAAATATAGTGTCGGAAAACTTTACACTTTGTATATGCATATAAAATGTATATTTTATAGTGCGCACGTAACCTATTGATGAATCAAGCCGCGCACATCATTGGCACGTTAATTGCCTTACAGAGTAGGGAAGAGAAAAACAATAACTAATTAAAGAGATCGACAATGCAGGACGCCAACAACCGCCAGGACACTGGCCTCACGTGTCTGGTCATGCTGGCGCGGTTTCATGGCATCGCCGCCGACCCCGGTCAATTACAACACCAGTTCGGCCGTTCCGGCGAAGTCTGTGGTGCCAGCGAATTGTTACGCGGCGCCAAATTCCTCGGCCTCAAGGCAAAGCAAGTCACTTCCGATAGTTCCCGGCTCGACCGCATTCAGTTTCCCGCCATCGCCCAACACCATGATGGCCACTGGTTCATCCTCGGCGGCATCAAGACCGAAGGCGATGACACCAAGGTCCTGGTCCAGGATCCGCTTGAATCTCGTCCCTTGATCTATACACGCGCCGAATTCGAAACCCTCTGGTCCGGCGCGCTGATCCTCGTCACCCAACGCGCGGGTTTACTGGGCCTGGATCAGCGCTTCGATTTCAAATGGTTCATCCCCGCCATCCTCAAATATCGCAAACTGTTTGGCGAAGTATTACTCGCCTCATTCTTTCTGCAACTGATCGCGCTGGTCACGCCCTTATTCTTCCAGGTCGTCATCGACAAAGTCCTGGTCCACAAAGGCCTCACTACGCTTGATGTGCTCGCCTTTGGCCTGATCGTCGTCTCCTTATTTGAAGTGGTGCTCACCGGTCTGCGGACTTACCTGTTCTCGCACACCACCCAGCGCATCGACGTCGGCCTCGGCGCCAAGTTGTTCAATCATTTGCTCGCGTTACCGATCAGCTATTTCGAAGCACGCAGAGTAGGCGACACGGTCGCCCGTGTCCGCGAACTGGAAAACATCCGCAACTTTCTCACCGGCTCCGCCCTGACGCTGGTGATCGACCTCTTCTTCACCGTCGTCTTCATTGCCGTCATGTATTACTACAGCCCGACCCTGACCTGGGTCGTGCTCGCCGCCATCCCGTTATATATCATCTTGTCCGTCATCGTCACCCCGATGCTACGAAACAGAGTCGAGGAAAAATTCAACCGCGGCGCCGAAAATCAAGCCTTCCTCGTCGAAAGCGTCAGCGGCATCCAGACCATCAAAGCCATGGCCGTCGAACCACAACTGCAACGCAAATGGGAAGAACAACTCGCCGGTTACGTCAATGCCAGCTTCAAGACCAGCACCCTCGGTAACCTCGCCAGCCAGATTGCGTCCTTCATCAACAAACTCGTCATCGTTGCCACGCTGTGGTTTGGCGCCAGACTCGTGATCGACGGCGAACTCAGCGTCGGCCAGCTTGTTGCCTTCAACATGCTCGCCGCCCGCGTCAGCGGCCCGATCTTACGTTTGGTTCAATTGTGGCAAGATTTTCAACAAGCCGGTGTCTCCGTCGAACGCCTCGGTGATGTGCTCAACGCCCCACGCGAACCCAGCCACAACCCCAACCGCGCCAGTCTGCCGCAAATGTTAGGTCGCATCACCTTTGATCAGGTGACCTTCCGTTATCAGCCCGATCGCCCCGAAGTGCTCAAGCGTATCAACCTCGACGTCAACCCCGGCCAAGTCATCGGCATCGTCGGTCGCTCCGGTTCCGGTAAAAGCACGCTCACCAAACTCATTCAACGGCTGTATGTCCCCGAAAGCGGAAGAGTGCTGGTCGACGGCGTCGACCTCGCCATGATCGATCCCACCTGGCTCAGAAGACAAGTCGGCGTCGTGTTGCAGGAAAATGTCCTCTTCAACCGCAGCGTGCGCGACAACATCGCCCTCGCCGATCCCGGCCTGCCGCTGGATTTTGTCATCCACGCCGCCAAACTCGCTGGCGCCCATGACTTCATTCTCGAGCTGGCGCATGGCTATGACACTATCATCGGTGAACACGGCAGCAACCTCTCCGGTGGCCAGCGGCAACGTATCGCCATCGCCCGCGCCCTCATCACCAACCCCAAGATCCTCATCTTCGACGAAGCCACCAGCGCCCTCGACTACGAATCAGAACGCATCATCCAGGACAACATGCAGCGCATCTGCAAAGACCGCACCGTGTTCATCATCGCCCACCGCCTCAGCGCCGTGCGCCAGGCCGACCGCATCATCGTCGTCGACAAAGGCGAGATTGTGGAAGAGGGGAATCATACGCAGCTCATCAACCTGCATGGTCACTATGCCAAGCTGTATCAATATCAGTTGGGCGATGTGTTTAAAACAGGCGAAAGATAAAAGATGAAAGAGGAAAGGAAAAACACCTCATTCCGCGAGCAAGGGAGGCGCAAAAGTTGTGCCCCTCTCCCACGAGTGGGAGAGGGGCAGGGGAGAGGGAGAATGCTGAACAACGTCAAAAACTTGCGCAGCAACCAGACTGAGGCCGAGCAACGGTTGTGGCATCACCTGCGCGCGTACCGTTTCATGGGCCTAAAATTTAAGCGACAAAAACCCATGGGATCCTACATTGTAGATTTTGTATGTTTGACGCACAAATTGATTATTGAAATTGATGGTAGCCAACATGCCGAGCAAACAGACTATGATCACCATCGGGACGCGTGGTTGAAAAGTCAGGGATATACGGTGCTGCGTTTTTGGAACAATGAAGTCATGCAGCAGTTGGAGAGTGTATTGGAACGGCTACAACTTGCCCTCTCCCCCGCCCCTCTCCCGCTGGCGGGAGAGGGGAATAAGGATTAGGGATAAAAGGTAACGTGATTCATCGCAACAGCAGGGAGTGTCAGCCGTATTACGGCGCAAGCCAGAAGATTGTTGCCAACGATAACTCAATCTTTTCCCTTCTCCCACTTGTGGGAGAGGGTGGCCCGAAGGGCCGGGAGAGAGAACAATGGATGAACACTAGATACAAAATTTGAATATTGAATAAATTTAAACAAACAATGCAAAGGAGAACGCCATGACCAATACAACAACTGAAGCGCAAATCCAAAATCCAACGCAAATCGCCGACCAACTGGCAGACACGCTATGGAGCCTCACCGAAAACTGGAATGATCACGCCAAACAGGTGATCGGTCTGCCGCTGATGCGCGCCATCGACCAAATCGGTCTGCAACTCGCCCTCACTCAAGGCCGCACCACCATCAAACAACACCTGCAACACATCGCCAATGCCCGCAAGGGTTTAGCACCGATGGATTACTACCTGCAACGCGCCGCCAAGCGTGGTTTGATCGAGCCGACGCAAATCGAAGCACTGCGTGCCCAGATGATCACTCTCGCACAATGTCTCGATCAACATTCCAAAGGCATTGTGCAAGCCACTAATAAAAAAGTTGCCGAACAAAAACAACGGCAAGAAGAAAAGGCCAAGGCGGAGCAGAAAAGGTCTTCGATTGAATTTGAGGCTGAAAGCTCCATCGCGCATTGAAGTATATACAAAAATATAATCCCCTCTCCCTCAGGGAGAGGGCTAGGGTGAGGGGTGTAATAAGGATGCAAGGCAGAAATGTGCGAGGTAGAGCAACGCAGGAGCACTTCCCGAGGATGATGGGATTAAAAACATGAAAGCGCTTGCTCAGGCTCTGCGCCGTCAAGCCACCGATGCCGAGCGAATGTTATGGCAGCGTTTGCGTTCACGTAATATGGCGGGATTCAAATTTCGACGCCAGGTAGTGATTGAACCGTACGTTGTCGATTTTGTATGTTTCGAAGCCAAATTGATTATAGAAGCCGATGGTGGGCAGCATGGTTTGGTGGCAGACAAAGATGCGAGGCGTACTCGCGAACTTGAAAGAATGGGGTATCGAGTAAAGCGATTCTGGAACCATGAGATTTTGAATGAGATAGAGGTCGTGCTGGGGCAAATATATTGTTGTTTAAACACCCCTCACCCCAACCCTCTCCCTGAGGGAGAGGGAGTTGTGTAGACAGCTATTTCCTAAAGATTTTTTGCAGTTGACTGGTGAAGAGAGTTTTTGAATGACTGATTAGTAGTTTGTTGAAATCACCCTCTCCCTCAAAGAGGGACAGGTGAAGTGATAAGCGTAGGTGAAAAAATAATGCCCTCTCCCCCAGGGAGAGAGCTAGGGTGAGGGGATCAATGCACTCATCCTAACTTTTTCCCTGAGGGAAAAGAACCAGAATCACTTTTTCAACAAGCTATTAATAATTAACTGAACGAACAAACTGAAACTAAACAAGCTGAACTGACGCAACTAACATGACAACAAACCGCAACCCCGACGAACTCCAATTCCTCCCCGCCGCGCTGGAGATCCAGGAAACGCCGCCGTCACCCATCGGCCGCGCCATCAGCGGGAGCATCGTCGTCTTGTTTTTGCTCG containing:
- the rlmE gene encoding 23S rRNA (uridine(2552)-2'-O)-methyltransferase RlmE, which encodes MARSKSSHRWLKEHEDDVYVRRARQEGYRSRAVYKLLEINEKDKLIRPGMVIVDLGAAPGGWSQVAARLVGERGKVIALDILPMEPLANLEFIEGDFREQEVLDRLLALIGDRRVDLVISDMAPNITGMGEVDQPRTMYLAELALEFAQQVLRPGGDFLTKLFQGEGFDDYVRALRQHFTTVITRKPKASRPRSREVYLLARKFKM
- a CDS encoding endonuclease domain-containing protein, whose protein sequence is MLNNVKNLRSNQTEAEQRLWHHLRAYRFMGLKFKRQKPMGSYIVDFVCLTHKLIIEIDGSQHAEQTDYDHHRDAWLKSQGYTVLRFWNNEVMQQLESVLERLQLALSPAPLPLAGEGNKD
- a CDS encoding type I secretion system permease/ATPase, coding for MQDANNRQDTGLTCLVMLARFHGIAADPGQLQHQFGRSGEVCGASELLRGAKFLGLKAKQVTSDSSRLDRIQFPAIAQHHDGHWFILGGIKTEGDDTKVLVQDPLESRPLIYTRAEFETLWSGALILVTQRAGLLGLDQRFDFKWFIPAILKYRKLFGEVLLASFFLQLIALVTPLFFQVVIDKVLVHKGLTTLDVLAFGLIVVSLFEVVLTGLRTYLFSHTTQRIDVGLGAKLFNHLLALPISYFEARRVGDTVARVRELENIRNFLTGSALTLVIDLFFTVVFIAVMYYYSPTLTWVVLAAIPLYIILSVIVTPMLRNRVEEKFNRGAENQAFLVESVSGIQTIKAMAVEPQLQRKWEEQLAGYVNASFKTSTLGNLASQIASFINKLVIVATLWFGARLVIDGELSVGQLVAFNMLAARVSGPILRLVQLWQDFQQAGVSVERLGDVLNAPREPSHNPNRASLPQMLGRITFDQVTFRYQPDRPEVLKRINLDVNPGQVIGIVGRSGSGKSTLTKLIQRLYVPESGRVLVDGVDLAMIDPTWLRRQVGVVLQENVLFNRSVRDNIALADPGLPLDFVIHAAKLAGAHDFILELAHGYDTIIGEHGSNLSGGQRQRIAIARALITNPKILIFDEATSALDYESERIIQDNMQRICKDRTVFIIAHRLSAVRQADRIIVVDKGEIVEEGNHTQLINLHGHYAKLYQYQLGDVFKTGER
- a CDS encoding four helix bundle protein, giving the protein MTNTTTEAQIQNPTQIADQLADTLWSLTENWNDHAKQVIGLPLMRAIDQIGLQLALTQGRTTIKQHLQHIANARKGLAPMDYYLQRAAKRGLIEPTQIEALRAQMITLAQCLDQHSKGIVQATNKKVAEQKQRQEEKAKAEQKRSSIEFEAESSIAH
- a CDS encoding endonuclease domain-containing protein, whose protein sequence is MKALAQALRRQATDAERMLWQRLRSRNMAGFKFRRQVVIEPYVVDFVCFEAKLIIEADGGQHGLVADKDARRTRELERMGYRVKRFWNHEILNEIEVVLGQIYCCLNTPHPNPLPEGEGVV
- the ftsH gene encoding ATP-dependent zinc metalloprotease FtsH, producing MSYSDFIARVKQGEVSKVMIEGRNVQGVMSSGERFTTYSPGDNGLIGDLLNNGVQINARPQEQQSVMMQIFISWFPMLLLIGVWIFFMRQMQGGGGGRGAMSFGKSRAKLLSEDQVKVTFADVAGVEEAKEEVSELVEFLRDPGKFQKLGGKIPRGVLMVGSPGTGKTLLAKAIAGEAKVPFFSISGSDFVEMFVGVGASRVRDMFEQAKKHAPCIIFIDEIDAVGRHRGAGLGGGHDEREQTLNQLLVEMDGFEGNEGVIVIAATNRPDVLDPALLRPGRFDRQVVVPLPDVRGREQILRVHMRKVPLGDDVKPSLIARGTPGFSGADLANLVNEAALFAARANKRLVSMEEFEKAKDKIMMGAERKSMVMNEEEKRLTAYHEAGHAIVGRMVPSHDPVYKVSIIPRGRALGVTMFLPEEDRYSYSKERLESQISSLFGGRLAEELIFGFDKVTTGASNDIQRVTEIARNMVTKWGLSERLGPLTYSEDEGEVFLGRSVTQHKAVSDETSHVIDEEVRVIVDRNYERSRRILTEHMDKLHAMADALMKYETIDSDQIDDIMSGRPPRVPQDWIDHEPHGGSGVKPADDASKPKEGGIGNPAGSH